AGGCTACAacgcttaaaaaaaaaaaaaaaaaaaaaaaaacaatcaaacaaacaaaaaggaaGCTGGAATTTTGGAAGGTAATCCTCCAATTTGCTTGAATGAGAAATTTTTATGTAAGTTTGTGAACTTCTGTCCAAGAAGATGTCCTTGGAATTATCATACCTTCCACTTGGATTACAAGTGAAATCTTGGCTTACATTAGACTAGCTACACTCCTTTAATTCAGAAAGGcataaaggaaaaaatcatgaaaagagATGACTGTAAAAATATCCTATATTTTCTTCGTAATTTTATTCAGTCTTAAAGCATTTTCCCCTTCTCTCATCCCCAATAATAGCTGATATTTCCATCTATTAGAATTACTACTTTACTATATCTCCGCCTACTCCCTCTACAACAGAAATATAGGAAATCGAGGGACCAGATTTAGAATTTCTTGTAATTTCTTATCAAACATCCATAAATGGAAACTTTTATGGATCCTCGCATGGGACCTCAGCAGAAATATCAACCACCTGACTGAGCAATCAGCAATGTAATTTTACACCAATCCTATTATTCACATGGCAGTTGCATAGTAGAGTTTGTAAAACCAGTATCTATGCATCCATGTATGCCACAAATTAGGCCCCTCTCTGCTTAAGGCATGGACCAAAAGGTGACAGCTCTAcaaatttgtttcctttgtctttcccttctctttttaaccccccctccttttctcttattttggtCCTTTGCATAAAAGTGCTGGGAATTGGGAGTTATAGAGCCatagtcccacatcggtttGTTTCCTTCATATACTTGAGGAGCTCTCTCCACCTAATCCCTAAAGCTTTGGGTTAGACCCTTCAACATGGCAGCAAAGCCCATGGTTCAAGGTTCTTTACCTCGTGTGCCTTTCCACATGTACCGCGACATCTGATTCCACCCACATGTGGGCGATGTTGGGAGCCATGGTTCCACCTTGGCTTGTTCAAGTCCTTGGTGCCTCCATATGCTTGAGGAACTCTCCCCACCTCTTGCCTTGAGGTTTTGGTTTACCCTCCAACAAAAAGCCATCAAATTACTCATTGGTATAATATTTATGTGATCAACATGAAGCTGTTTCTCTTAATACTTTACATTCTCAAACAGCATTTCTCTAACCAcgtaagaaaatgaaaaataaaacagaaataagaagaaaatatcTCAATAAGGTCACAAAATCCTCGACAAAATTATCGTACTAACTTTGCATGCTAGCATGGACGGCCAACTCAAGTGCCACCAAACATGACCCAGGATCTTTAATTTCTGTCTGCATATAAACAAGATTAAAAGAAAGCCAGTGGCCtccttttaaaagaaaacatagaAGCAAATTACATATAATATCTTAAGCCCAATATGGAGACACTGGCAAAAACATGCAAAGATGACCAGAATCCTTATTGGAATCTCAGTTAAAGCCCAAAGGGCTCTGCAAGTTGACTGTGCTACCCTCTACTCATAGTTAATTTCAGCCAAAAAGCAGCACACCATGTGTAAATGAGTTTAATGAGGGTCAAAATATTGATGGCTGAAATTACAACAGAAACTGCAGATACATGGTGCACTCTACAGTTGGAGTTCCCTATTCAATGGATGGTTGGAATAAGCTGCATTATTCATGTGGCCCAAATTGAAGGTCAGCCAGCAAAGAAATCTAATTTACCACAAATAGAAGGCTTTTCCGTGCATGTATCTAGGTAAAGAAAATGATAGAATTTTAGCGATTTCAGAATCCAGTACCTGTTTTTCCCAAATATCTCAATTCCTTTTAGGTACAGTTCTTTCTCAATAGGTTTCCACTCACATCCACTTAAAGCTCCATCACTTTGTCCTTTTCTGGAATTGGATGACTGCTTAATAGGCATTTCTATGGTACTATTTGTTGGATGTTCTATGCCCTCATTATTCTCATCAGATGTAACTATACAAGTATGCTGAGAAGATTCATTGGTCTTTTGGTGTTCATTGCTGAGGAATACTTCAGAAACTGAACACATAATATTGGCACTGGATGCAAGATCAACTGGCAGATCTTCCGAACCTACAGAAACTCCATCGGagtctaatatttttttctgcTTCTTGATAGCAGAACCCTGAAATTCATCAGAACCTGGGAAAGCAGAACCCTGAAATCCATCAGAATCTGGTCTCAAGTTTCCCAGTGTCATACTTCCATGCTTTAAGACCTTGTACTTACCCATGTCCTCATATGAGGATATATCTACAACAGATGTATTGATGTTCAATGCTTCGATAGAAACTTCTGGACTATCATCAGCAGCCCTTTTCCTATAACTGCATCTTCCATCAGCTATGACGCCTCTGCTATTATTACCAGGAATTGTACTAGTATCAGACTTTTGTAGTACATCTCTGCCACCTTCCATTACCTGCAAGCCAGCCGATATGTGAGATAGAATTGGAATTTTTCTTGACCAGAAAGAACACAAACCTAAAGGACTTATAAAGGTTCAAAATAATGgctagtaaaaagaaaaaagaaattatctTCTCTGTTGAAAGGATAAAAGaaacaaggggaaaaaattCTCTATAAGTAGAAGAAGTCTTCACTTATTCCAAAGGACATATTGCTTCCTGATAGGTAACAAGTGTGCACACAATTTCAGTCAAAATTCTGACATTTCCCAATTTAGGTATCGCCCGAGACAAAACTTCCAAAGTTTCGCATGGCTTTACCAAACAATTCCAACCAATCCTTATACAAGTGACATGTTTTGATGGAAACATACATCCTTTCCCATATTTCGACCGAAAATCTCAAGTTTCATGGGTTTCAACCAGGAAAGGGGCACAAAACATcaatttttactcaagtttttACAATCTTCTTCTACTACCTTGCATTATCAACCTAGAGAGGATTTCTTGGAGCTTCAAAGTAAACCCACTTTTTCCccaaacttcatttttttttgttcaaaataGTAGTCAACATAGTAGAATTCTTTCAatgcaaccatgtgtgccaTGTGTGCCACCTCCACATCCGCACAGTCTTAGTGAGCCATTCCTAGTTTGGGATACCTGCAAGTCTGCAAGATGTTAATGATGGGGCTTATAGGTGGGCAGTAATGGGCTttcaaaacatgtcatgggatTCATATGTGTTGAATCAAGAGGAGTAGCTATGACATCTACAATGGTACACACCTCGTGGATTAGAGCTTCCTAGAGACTCCTCCTAGTATTGAGTGGTGAGTGTTGTATGACTAATTCACTATCTAagttatttgttttgattgttttaatagCTTATTTACATTTCTAGTATCTAAGTTATACGTAGACTTATTGTGTATAACAAATTAATAAGGCTAGTGTACACTAGAGTTAATACTACAAGTACCATTTTGGTTATTCTTGTGGGGAAAATACTTCATGGATTAGctttaaaaggtaaaaaataggttgtacacaaaaatatcaaaccaaaaaaatattttctgcaGGTCGAAACCAAGGTTTACACATAGCCCAAAGTACCTAGTTTCCCCGATATTTCACAGTTTTTGACCATGAGATTTAGATTAATTTGGTTCAATCATAAAAAAAGAAGGCTATggagaggatgatgtttcacagagaattaaaataggatggataaAGTGGAGAGTCCGtatggagtgttgtgtgatcgacatattcctttagaacttaatgaaaatttttttataagaCAGTCAAAGGTATGATTTATGGTGTAGAGttttgggcagttaagaagcatcatatagataaactcaatgtagcgaagatgaggatgttgagatggattaGTGGGAAAACTAGAGAGGATAAAGTGaaaaatgatcatattagagttgatttgggagtagctccggtaaatgataagctacgagaaagttgtttgaggtagCATAGCcctgttcaacggaggcctttggatgctccaataCAGATGAGCGATTTGATTCATAtagaaggagctaaaagagccgggggcaacctaaaatgaccttaagagaagtggtgaggacATGCATAGCATAAGCCTTGTATCAGTCCCTGTTGTCATGGAACATAATAGAACTAGGAAGGACAAAAGGAGACTTTcaatcagaagaggaagaatggAACAAGAAAATACAGAAGGTTAGTGCCTTGAATTGAATACTTCCACATTAATGAGCTTGAACATGACCAGGAAACAGTCACTGACCTCCCAAGGAAAAAACTCTCTAAATAGAGACCTAAAGAACTGTTGTGCAACAAAGACTTGGCAGGGTTCTGGCCCAATGCATATAGTTTTTGTCTTTGAGTTAGATCTTGTTTGAGACATGAACGTCAACATAGCATGGTGGGGAAAGTAAACCAGAAAACTACTTGGTTACAAAATTTATATACGATAAACAACAGTACCATAAACACCAGTCAGTAGTCTAACTTCCAAAATCAGAGCTGTACCTGCAGAAAGCACTGATTGCTGCAAGGTCTGCCATTCTCTTCAGTTTCACACCAATTTGGTTGCTTTTCACTCTGTCAAGCAAACCATACATCAGAACAACAAACGAAAGATATCTTGAGATTCCAAGTAGGATAGTAGAAAAATCACAACTTCTTACAGGGACGACTAGACTTTGAGAACAGCCATGTAAGCGGCAATCAAATACCTGGGGTTTGACATCAGCATACATCAGTCAATATTGACAGTTTATTCTTGTAGTAAGAATCTGCAGGATATATTGTTATCTTTCACAAATGACATAAGACTAGAATTTTCTCAGATCAAGTACCAAGCAACGTCGACAGAAAAGATTGTCAAAAGAATCTAAAGCTGCAGTAAGGCTTTTCCCCAGAAATATGTTCCTCTCAGATACTCTTTCTGCAGAAGCTTCCAATTTTTCGGGCTGCTTTTCTGGATGTTGCTCTATGAGTGTGTTGTATCTCTCCTGCAGATGTTAAGGAGAAGCACCAAACAAAGATGCTAGTAAAATGTAACAGCTAAacttaaataaataacaaatgaAAACACTACTGATGGTTCATTGAATGAAACAAATATCCAGATTTATGAGATTGAAATTTCAAACCCATTGCTTGTCTGGATTTGAAAGATATACCTGGATTTCTGATGCAGTGGCTCCAATGAACTCGCTCACAATATTAAGCACTTCCCGATTTAGTCCATATTCCTGGATGACCTTCCTGCAGAAGCAAGAACAATGAAACACAAAATCATTAAACTACCTACAAAAGATCCAAACTTATAATAAAACCCAGCCATGCATAGTTACGAGAACCAATTTATGAGCCATTAAAGACTTGTATGGCCATGTTGTGTCTTCTGGGATAAAAGAGAACCCCAAATCCAAATATCACAATCGGTGTGGGGAATCTCCGAAGGAGTGAATCCAAGAGAGCTCAGGCTGTTTGCATTAGATTCTTCTGCATGTTCTTTCAGTTGGGAGGTCACTTCACTTCAAGCAAAACTTTCTCATTTTTCCTTCCAAACACTTGGCAACTCAACAACAGATTTCACTTACCCCTTCTTTCTAATACATACCAACATGGTTAAAGTGATAGGCACAAAAAAGTCCAAAGGCCTCTATTGCCTGAGGGATAAGGTGagcagcatagttgtcaaggcatctcTTAGGCGTCCAGGTGCCCTTTGCTGGAAGGTTTCCTAGGAGACGCATAGGCAACACCTTGATGCCTTGATGCCTTGacaccttgttggtgtcaccttgtTTTTTCCCTCCTCCAACACCTAGGATCGCCTAGATGCCATGAGAATCATTGTGAGAAGTAATAGGGTTTCCAGTTAAAGAgatttttttccataataattaaaatattagaATGTCAAGAGAGAAGGTGAAATGCACACATATCATTACTCATTTCTTCTTaaacatataaaataaaataaaataaaaatactacATTCTACATTTTCCTCGAGTGCACAGACAATAGATGGAAGACCCAAAAGGAAAAGgtaaaaatccaaataaaaaaacattatGGTACTTCAAAGGAATACATGTTTATCCAAGTTCATGTGCATGCACTCACAAAATACACCAACAAATTTCAGTAAGGTGCATGATTGGGTCCCCTTTGCCTAGCTCCAGGGGAATTTTTTAAGCACAAAAGGTGGCAGATGATTCAAGGTTTATGCCCATGTGAGACATAAGGCACCTTATGTGCACTCGATTCCACCTTGCTCCTTAGGCACTCTTTGGGAAGACTCCAGAACATGATTTTAAGAGAAAGTAAAACTAAGCTTTTCTAGTAATTTACTGCATCAAAGGGTTCTGCTCTTCTGTTGTTTTCATCCTCAAATGATTATGTTCCTTCTGACAGAGCatggaagcagaggaagaactCTTGCAATAATGATGATTTTCAGCTGTAATAGAGGTGCATTAATTTCAAATAAGTAAGAGAAAAATATTAGTTTAAAGTAATTAGGTTGGGCTCCGAAATAAATTTCTAGACACAATGAAATTTCCACTGGTTTTAAAAGTGTGGGCCACGTTAAGGCTCTCACCCCAAAGCAATGCTAATGAAAATGCTTTGTAACCTGGGCCTaatattttgtttcctttctagGAACAGGGTTGGGTGGGTTCAAGATGAATCCAGTCttctacaacaaaaaataagaacGCTACTGTCAGGAGCAATACGGTGCAAATCGTACTTGGGTAAAAAAGCAAAGGGGAGCCCAAAGATCACCTGGGttgaagtggtgagaaaagacatgaGTGCTTGTGAGTTGACAGCAGATATGACATTAAATTGAGTGGAATTGCAGAATAGGAGTCATGAAGCCAACTCAAAATAATTAGGATAATGCTTATCTGAGTTTAGTTAGTTTTGGGTAAGTTGGTTAATGCCACATATCagagatttgaatttttttcgtTGATAATTTATTTGGTAGCCCTTCTCTATCTTTGAATTTCTTTACCAATTTTCTCAGTTTAGCTCCTTATCTATCATTCAATTAACTTTCAAAGCATAACACCTCCTGGATCATGTATCAGAAAAACGGCCTTGATGCCTTTCCTCATGCTTTACTTTGCATAATGGTGGGTAGCAATTTACCATTGTCCTGGAAGATTGATTTCATTCTTTTCGGTGGGGAGGGGAAAAAGAGAAGCAAGAATGCAAGATCATGGATCTCCAAGGTAAAACATTGTAAATATCATCAGCGTTGTTTCTAATGAAGGAAATATTCTCTCTTTCCAACAGaaagcaacttttttttttttttcaaaaggcTAGAAATACAAACAAAACGCATGAATGTTaagtagaagaaaaaataaaaaactaagaaCTGTGAATTCCCCCCCCCCCNNNNNNNNNNNNNNNNNNNNCCCCCATATGCTGTAGTCTGCTATAGACTATAGtttagatgaagaagcaacatAAAAGGTTTTAGAAATGAATTTATGGAACCTATTTTACTCACCACAAAATCTGATCTTCACCCTCAGAAAACTCATGTTTCTCTTCCTCTGGTTCGGCAATCTCCTCCTCACTATCACTACAAATTAGTGCTTCACTGCCATATTGATCATAGTAAATCTGTCTTCGCCCAACAACTGATTGATCTTCAGCCATTCTCTGATTCCTGTGCTGCATGAGGCAAATTTGAGAAAACACgagcaaaaataaaatcttcacaTTAAGtaataaaagagaaaacaacCTTAAAGTGGATCACCTAATTAAAGTGATGCAGAGATTAACACTTCTACATATAATAATTCAGAACTAAAAGAGGTCAACAGCAAAAGAAATGGATATCTAACAGTGTAGGAATGTAAATGAGTGACtcatactaattttttttatgcctGGATTTTTAATACATCGTTGATAAACAGGGAGCgttcttttctgttttgtgaaaGTTGATAACCTGGTTGTGAAAGTTAATAACCTTTAGTAATTCACAGGGGCTGAACTAATTGTTTGGTTGTGccgagaaaatcaagagaaaacTTATGACAAAATCCATATTGTTGCTTGGTTCTCCAACAAATGAAGTCAGTTATTCCCCATTGTGAGAGGGAGACGAGAAGCCAGGTCTAACCAGTTTTCTCTCAATTTTCTTCTTGTGTTTCCCTACATAACAGGTCAGACATAAACACGGATAATTTTTCCCAAAAGTAGCTATAGTTTCCTCAGGTtttcttccaatcctgcaaccAAATAATTGCATctccatttttctcttgattttcctttcgacatttaatttcatttttaactGAGATTGCAATATTTGATTCTATCCACCCACCGAGAGAAAAGGCTCTTCAATATCCTGTAAACAAAGACACATGCTATATACAGGAAAAGAAATCACAGATAACCATTCAGATCAACTAAATGCAACAAAAGAGGTTTTTTGGTGGGGGgaagaggaaaacaaaaaaaggggacCATGACATACTTGTCCAAAAAGATCCAAGTTGTATAAGGTGGAATCTTCTCAATGTAAGGAACCTTTATAACTGTCGGGGATAATACTTCGTGACTGTTTATGTAATCTTTTTCCCCAGATCCATGAACAGACCCGTTGAACTTATAGAGAGGGCTGCCAATTCTAAAGGTAAGCATGTTTTTTGACCCATTCTGTTCCTGTTTAGACATCGCTGACTGCTGAAGCTGAGAAGTATGGTGCTGTAAATCCTTTCCATTCCTTTCAAGTTTTTCCTACatagaaattaaataacaaaaatTAGCTAACAGAAAATTTTTCACTGAAACAGCTTATCAACAAAAAGGAAATtctcttttaaaattttctttgtac
This Macadamia integrifolia cultivar HAES 741 chromosome 10, SCU_Mint_v3, whole genome shotgun sequence DNA region includes the following protein-coding sequences:
- the LOC122090550 gene encoding histone-lysine N-methyltransferase EZ3 isoform X3, which codes for MAEDQSVVGRRQIYYDQYGSEALICSDSEEEIAEPEEEKHEFSEGEDQILWKVIQEYGLNREVLNIVSEFIGATASEIQERYNTLIEQHPEKQPEKLEASAERVSERNIFLGKSLTAALDSFDNLFCRRCLVFDCRLHGCSQSLVVPSEKQPNWCETEENGRPCSNQCFLQVMEGGRDVLQKSDTSTIPGNNSRGVIADGRCSYRKRAADDSPEVSIEALNINTSVVDISSYEDMGSDEFQGSAIKKQKKILDSDGVSVGSEDLPVDLASSANIMCSVSEVFLSNEHQKTNESSQHTCIVTSDENNEGIEHPTNSTIEMPIKQSSNSRKGQSDGALSGCEWKPIEKELYLKGIEIFGKNSCLIARNLLPGLKTCMEVFTYMAHDGAAISLGSDVQPNACLEDNGKADTEYMEQEVPTRSRLFRRRGRARKLKYTWKSVGHPSIRKRIADGKNQSCKQYTPCACQPLCGKQCPCLHNGTCCEKYCGCSKSCKNRFRGCHCAKSQCRSRQCPCFAAGRECDPDVCRNCWVSCGDGSLGEPPGRGDGYQCGNMKLLLKQQQRILLGRSDVAGWGAFIKNSVNKNDYLGEYTGELISHREADKRGKIYDRANSSFLFDLNDQSVLDAYRKGDKLKFANHSSNPNCYAKVMLVAGDHRVGIFAKEHIEASEELFYDYRYGPDHAPAWARKPEGSKRDDSLVSHGRAQKHQSH
- the LOC122090550 gene encoding histone-lysine N-methyltransferase EZA1 isoform X1, with protein sequence MVSKETECSYTIKEPEGEQANEAFGNISAWISQLKKQIQASRVASIKEKLERNGKDLQHHTSQLQQSAMSKQEQNGSKNMLTFRIGSPLYKFNGSVHGSGEKDYINSHEVLSPTVIKVPYIEKIPPYTTWIFLDKNQRMAEDQSVVGRRQIYYDQYGSEALICSDSEEEIAEPEEEKHEFSEGEDQILWKVIQEYGLNREVLNIVSEFIGATASEIQERYNTLIEQHPEKQPEKLEASAERVSERNIFLGKSLTAALDSFDNLFCRRCLVFDCRLHGCSQSLVVPSEKQPNWCETEENGRPCSNQCFLQVMEGGRDVLQKSDTSTIPGNNSRGVIADGRCSYRKRAADDSPEVSIEALNINTSVVDISSYEDMGKYKVLKHGSMTLGNLRPDSDGFQGSAFPGSDEFQGSAIKKQKKILDSDGVSVGSEDLPVDLASSANIMCSVSEVFLSNEHQKTNESSQHTCIVTSDENNEGIEHPTNSTIEMPIKQSSNSRKGQSDGALSGCEWKPIEKELYLKGIEIFGKNSCLIARNLLPGLKTCMEVFTYMAHDGAAISLGSDVQPNACLEDNGKADTEYMEQEVPTRSRLFRRRGRARKLKYTWKSVGHPSIRKRIADGKNQSCKQYTPCACQPLCGKQCPCLHNGTCCEKYCGCSKSCKNRFRGCHCAKSQCRSRQCPCFAAGRECDPDVCRNCWVSCGDGSLGEPPGRGDGYQCGNMKLLLKQQQRILLGRSDVAGWGAFIKNSVNKNDYLGEYTGELISHREADKRGKIYDRANSSFLFDLNDQSVLDAYRKGDKLKFANHSSNPNCYAKVMLVAGDHRVGIFAKEHIEASEELFYDYRYGPDHAPAWARKPEGSKRDDSLVSHGRAQKHQSH
- the LOC122090550 gene encoding histone-lysine N-methyltransferase EZA1 isoform X2; translation: MVSKETECSYTIKEPEGEQANEAFGNISAWISQLKKQIQASRVASIKEKLERNGKDLQHHTSQLQQSAMSKQEQNGSKNMLTFRIGSPLYKFNGSVHGSGEKDYINSHEVLSPTVIKVPYIEKIPPYTTWIFLDKNQRMAEDQSVVGRRQIYYDQYGSEALICSDSEEEIAEPEEEKHEFSEGEDQILWKVIQEYGLNREVLNIVSEFIGATASEIQERYNTLIEQHPEKQPEKLEASAERVSERNIFLGKSLTAALDSFDNLFCRRCLVFDCRLHGCSQSLVVPSEKQPNWCETEENGRPCSNQCFLQVMEGGRDVLQKSDTSTIPGNNSRGVIADGRCSYRKRAADDSPEVSIEALNINTSVVDISSYEDMGSDEFQGSAIKKQKKILDSDGVSVGSEDLPVDLASSANIMCSVSEVFLSNEHQKTNESSQHTCIVTSDENNEGIEHPTNSTIEMPIKQSSNSRKGQSDGALSGCEWKPIEKELYLKGIEIFGKNSCLIARNLLPGLKTCMEVFTYMAHDGAAISLGSDVQPNACLEDNGKADTEYMEQEVPTRSRLFRRRGRARKLKYTWKSVGHPSIRKRIADGKNQSCKQYTPCACQPLCGKQCPCLHNGTCCEKYCGCSKSCKNRFRGCHCAKSQCRSRQCPCFAAGRECDPDVCRNCWVSCGDGSLGEPPGRGDGYQCGNMKLLLKQQQRILLGRSDVAGWGAFIKNSVNKNDYLGEYTGELISHREADKRGKIYDRANSSFLFDLNDQSVLDAYRKGDKLKFANHSSNPNCYAKVMLVAGDHRVGIFAKEHIEASEELFYDYRYGPDHAPAWARKPEGSKRDDSLVSHGRAQKHQSH